AGTCGCTGATGGATTTCTTTGTCCGTTCGACCTCGGCTTGAAGCTGTTCCTTCTTGGCAAGAAGTTTGGCCTCTTGGGTGGTCTTTGCCTGTCCTGCCGCCAGAATTTCAGCGGCACGGTCATCGAGTGTTTTTGGCTGTTCGGCTGTCATGGTCGAGGATGAAGCACAGAGGCCAAGGACTTGTCAAGATGTGTGCCGTGGTGCTATCCGGCTCACTGTCTTCAGTGCGCACTTATGTGTTTCGCTGCGCGAAACGTGCGCCAGGGCTACGCCCTGGACCAAAAGGCAGAAAGGCAAAAATCCCACGATCATGGCAATCTATCACTGCAACATCTCCAACGTCGGCAAAGCCTCCGGTAGCGCGTGCGCCAAGCATCAGTACGTCACGCGGGAAGGCAAGTACGCCTTTGGAGAAGGGGAAGAATCCGACCTCGCGCACACCCACAGCGCGAACATGCCACGATGGGCCGAAGAGAACCCGCAAGCCTACTGGAAGGCCGCGGACGAGTTCAGCCGAGCCAACGCCCAGGTATGCAAAGAGGTCCGGTTCGCCTTGCCCAGGGAGCTCAACCGGGAACAGCAGATAGAGCTTGCCCGGAGCTACGCCCAGCGCATGAGCCAGGCCGAGGGGGGAAGGCATCCCTACACTCTGGGCATCCATGACGACGGGACGAACCCACACGCCCACTTGCAGCTTTCGGCCAGCATCAACGACGGCATCGAGCGGGAGCCAGAACAGTGGTTCAAGCGGTACAACGGAAAGACCCCAGAGCGGGGCGGGGCCAGGAGATCGCCCGACTTCCACGACAAGGAATTTATAGAGCGGGCGCGGGTTTCGTGGGAACAGGAAGCCAATCAGGCGTTAGAGCGGGCCGGGCATGAAGCCCGGATAAGTCGTCTCACCCTGGAAGAACAGGGCATCGAGCGGACGCCTCAGATCCACGTGGGCTACCGAGATCCGGCCCGGCCAGAGGTCCACGACATGAGGTCGGCCAGGAATATGGACATTCAGGCCGGAAACGCCCGGCACGTCCAGGAAGTGGGCCACCTGGGGCGGGCCGAGCAGGAGCTTGCCACCCTCAACCGAGAGCTTGAAGCCATCCGGGCCAAGCAGGCTCAGGAGCAGGGGCAAGGACTTCGCCACAGCCACAGTCAGCCCCAGGCGCAAGCCCCGCCCCTCACCTGGGAGGAGATGCAAGCGCAGCTGAAGCAGCAGATCGCGGAGATGGAAAAGAAGATCACGGCCATGGAAGGCGTGAACAAGCCCCAACAGGCCCCGCACGTCGCGCAGCAGCCGAAGCCGGGCGGCAGTCCAAAGCCCCAGGCCGAGGCCGTGAAGGTGGAGGCGCCACGCGCCGGCCAGAATCAGCCCCCCCCGATTGAGCAGCCCACCGCGCACGTTCAGGAACCCACGAGGGCGGCACAGGCCCCGGAAGTGAAGCCCGAAGCCTCGCAGGCTCACCGGAAAGCGACCCCGGAGCCACGCCCCCAGGTGGACCAGGTTGAGCGCCAGGCGTCAGCGGCGAAGGTCGAGACGCCCACGCCCGCACCGTCCAGATCGGCCACTTCCAAGCCGGAAACGGACAACCAGGTCAAAGCCACACCTTCACAGCAGAAGCCTTTCAAGTCAGAGGCACAGCTTAACGAGCATATCAAGAATATGGATGCTGAAATCGTCTATGGGAAGCCTGTTGTTTCTGAAGACGAGATAAGCAGAATGGAGAAAGAGTTTAAGGTGTTTGAGAAGCAAGCTATTGAAAAGGAAGATGCAACAATAGAGCTTGGGAAGTATGGTATTGAATGGTGCGAAAGTGCGCATAAAACATATCAGTCCGTCAAAGAGTATCAGAAGCAAGAAGCAAAGATGAAAGGTCTTGGCGCTGCTGTTGAAAGAGCGAGCCAGAAAAAGGATGTTAGCGGCGTTGATATGGTAAAATATGAAGGTAAAAATAGCGCCTTAAAGGCGGTGTCAACGCTTTATAATGTGGCGCATATGAACCTTAAAGATTGCGCTGTGAATTTATGCAAGAAT
This is a stretch of genomic DNA from Fundidesulfovibrio putealis DSM 16056. It encodes these proteins:
- a CDS encoding MobA/MobL family protein, giving the protein MAIYHCNISNVGKASGSACAKHQYVTREGKYAFGEGEESDLAHTHSANMPRWAEENPQAYWKAADEFSRANAQVCKEVRFALPRELNREQQIELARSYAQRMSQAEGGRHPYTLGIHDDGTNPHAHLQLSASINDGIEREPEQWFKRYNGKTPERGGARRSPDFHDKEFIERARVSWEQEANQALERAGHEARISRLTLEEQGIERTPQIHVGYRDPARPEVHDMRSARNMDIQAGNARHVQEVGHLGRAEQELATLNRELEAIRAKQAQEQGQGLRHSHSQPQAQAPPLTWEEMQAQLKQQIAEMEKKITAMEGVNKPQQAPHVAQQPKPGGSPKPQAEAVKVEAPRAGQNQPPPIEQPTAHVQEPTRAAQAPEVKPEASQAHRKATPEPRPQVDQVERQASAAKVETPTPAPSRSATSKPETDNQVKATPSQQKPFKSEAQLNEHIKNMDAEIVYGKPVVSEDEISRMEKEFKVFEKQAIEKEDATIELGKYGIEWCESAHKTYQSVKEYQKQEAKMKGLGAAVERASQKKDVSGVDMVKYEGKNSALKAVSTLYNVAHMNLKDCAVNLCKNVAYKAVENYLAATCPGASLALAAVRALGLKKDLVQAATPVG